The nucleotide window ACCTTATGAACAAAAAGAAAAAAGTAGCCAAAAAGAAGGAAAGCTACTACTAACTAAAACATGAAAATCCGAGAAACGGATCTGTAGGACAGGACATTTTAACTTTGCAGAAATTAGGACATTTTAATCTTGCTATAACACTTTTGTAGTATTGACTTGACTATTGACTACAAAATGTATATAATTGACTACAAAATGTATACAGGAGAAATTTGTGATAGAGAAGCTTTTTTCTTCAAAGACACGGGTTGAGATTTTGAAATTGTTTTTGTTTAATCCTGATAATAGTTTCTATCAAAGACAAATTTCTGTGCTTTCCCATCAACCAATAAGGGGTGTTCAAAGAGAGGTTGAAAAACTCCAATATCTTGGACTGATTGAAAAATCTATTAAAGGAAATCGCATCTACTACCAAGTAAATAAAAAATGCCCCATTTTGGGAGAGTTAAAATCAATTTTCTTTAAAAGCGAAGGTATCGCAGATATCTTGAAAGAGGGTCTTAAAAATACAGATGATATTAAAATCGCTTTCATCTATGGCTCTTATGCAAAGGGCAAAGAAAATCTATTGAGTGATATTGACTTAATGGTTATTGGAAATATCACCTCTAAAGAACTCTCAGGTATTCTTAGTAAGCCAAAAAGGGATTTAGGTAGAATAATTAATTATGCAATATTTAATCCCCAGGAAATCAAAGAAAGAATAAAACAGAAGGACCATTTTTTGAATTCTGTTCTGAAGGATAAGATAATATTTATCGTTGGAAACGAGGATGAACTTAAAACAATTATTAAATCAGGGTAGATTAAGACTTCATAAAACATCTAAAGAAGAAATACGCAACTTGTTGAAAGTTGCGAAAAGAGACATAGACGATTCGCAAGTAAAAGGGCTTTCATCAGATAGAAAATTTGCAACTGCCTATAACGCAGTCTTGCAGTTGGCTACAATTCTAATCTATTGTAAGGGATATAAACCTTATGGTATGGGACACCATTTCACAGTGTTTCAGTCAATTAAGGAAATCCTGGGTAGAGAGTATTACGGACTGTCTGATTATTTTGACTCTTGCAGAGCTAAAAGAAACATAACCGACTACGATTATGCAGGCGGAATTTCGGAGACAGAAGCAGAGGAATTGATTGGAGAAGCAAAAGAGTTTATGAAAGTTGTTATTAGATGGATAAAAACAAATTATCCAAACCTGTTAGCTGGCCAAAATAAGAGTTCATGATCTTCAGATTCGGGAAGAACCTGTATAGATTTTTTTCTTATTGTAAGAAGAAAAGCTCTTAAAAGAGGCAGAAGAGTTTTTGAGGAAGCATATACTTTTGTAGTTGATTATGGAGTGCATCCCGCCAAAGGCGGGATGCCGTCTTTGTAGAGACGCATGGCATGCGTCT belongs to Candidatus Zixiibacteriota bacterium and includes:
- a CDS encoding nucleotidyltransferase domain-containing protein, yielding MIEKLFSSKTRVEILKLFLFNPDNSFYQRQISVLSHQPIRGVQREVEKLQYLGLIEKSIKGNRIYYQVNKKCPILGELKSIFFKSEGIADILKEGLKNTDDIKIAFIYGSYAKGKENLLSDIDLMVIGNITSKELSGILSKPKRDLGRIINYAIFNPQEIKERIKQKDHFLNSVLKDKIIFIVGNEDELKTIIKSG